The following proteins come from a genomic window of Micromonospora echinofusca:
- a CDS encoding M56 family metallopeptidase, whose protein sequence is MAYALHFAASMLACWLTAQVLSRSTWTWRSPRVAIVCWQAVGLALGLSAMGVPIALGLAAYDRPTGSALVTLATDLAHGTLPVGLGAPHLAAVGVGLGIGAVLLATTVRSIHGTVRAQRRHRDLLALVARRDPTVPGALVLDHPSAAAYCLPGMRPRVVVSAGTLDLLDPAELAAVLAHERAHAQERHDLVLLPFTALSRALPWFAWVREAHDRVALLVEMRADDKAREAHADAPLAGALRRFAAAGNRITPAGALGVGDRDLDVRVQRLLVAGRPPRLLGTAALTVATNVAALPVSLFLS, encoded by the coding sequence GTGGCGTACGCCCTGCACTTCGCCGCGTCGATGCTGGCCTGCTGGCTGACCGCGCAGGTGCTGTCCCGCTCCACCTGGACGTGGCGCAGCCCCCGCGTGGCGATCGTCTGCTGGCAGGCGGTCGGGCTGGCCCTCGGGCTCTCCGCCATGGGCGTGCCGATCGCGCTGGGCCTGGCCGCCTACGACCGCCCGACCGGCAGCGCCCTGGTCACCCTCGCCACGGACCTCGCCCACGGCACCCTGCCCGTCGGGCTGGGTGCGCCGCACCTGGCCGCCGTCGGGGTGGGCCTCGGCATCGGCGCGGTCCTGCTGGCCACGACCGTCCGCAGCATCCACGGCACCGTACGCGCCCAGCGCCGGCACCGGGACCTGCTCGCCCTGGTCGCGCGGCGGGACCCGACGGTGCCCGGGGCGCTGGTGCTCGACCACCCGAGCGCCGCGGCGTACTGCCTGCCGGGGATGCGGCCCCGGGTGGTGGTCAGCGCGGGCACCCTCGACCTGCTGGACCCCGCCGAACTGGCGGCCGTGCTCGCCCACGAGCGGGCGCACGCCCAGGAACGCCACGACCTGGTGCTGCTGCCGTTCACCGCGCTCAGCCGGGCGCTGCCGTGGTTCGCGTGGGTCCGCGAGGCGCACGACCGGGTCGCCCTGCTGGTCGAGATGCGGGCCGACGACAAGGCCCGGGAGGCGCACGCCGACGCGCCGCTCGCCGGTGCGCTGCGCCGCTTCGCCGCCGCCGGCAACCGGATCACTCCGGCGGGCGCCCTCGGGGTGGGCGACCGGGATCTCGACGTACGGGTGCAGCGGCTGCTGGTCGCCGGCCGGCCGCCCCGGCTGCTCGGGACCGCCGCGCTGACCGTGGCGACCAACGTGGCCGCCCTGCCGGTCTCCCTCTTCCTGAGCTGA
- a CDS encoding aldehyde dehydrogenase family protein — translation MFEYAPAPESRSVVDLKASYGLFVDGDFVDPADGGTFKTVNPASEEVLAEVAEAGAQDVERAVRAARAAYEKVWGPMPGRDRAKYLFRIARIIQERSRELAVLESLDNGKPIKESRDVDLPLVAAHFFYYAGWADKLEHAGFGPDPRPLGVAAQVIPWNFPLLMLAWKIAPALAAGNTVVLKPAETTPLTALLFAEICQQADLPAGVVNIVTGAGDTGRALVEHPGVDKVAFTGSTEVGRAIARAVAGTRKKLTLELGGKAANIVFDDAPVDQAVEGIVNGIFFNQGHVCCAGSRLLIQENVADRVLESLKRRMAQLRVGDPLDKNTDIGAINSAAQLARIRELSDAGSAEGAERWSPSCELPERGFWFAPTIFTGVTQAHRIAREEIFGPVLSVLTFRTPAEAVEKANNTPYGLSAGIWTDKGSRILWMADRLRAGVVWANTFNKFDPTSPFGGYKESGYGREGGRHGLEGYLNV, via the coding sequence ATGTTCGAATACGCACCCGCCCCCGAGTCCCGCTCGGTGGTGGACCTCAAGGCCTCCTACGGGCTCTTCGTCGACGGTGACTTCGTCGACCCTGCCGACGGCGGCACGTTCAAGACGGTCAACCCGGCCTCCGAGGAGGTGCTCGCCGAGGTCGCCGAGGCCGGCGCGCAGGACGTGGAACGCGCCGTCCGCGCCGCCCGGGCCGCGTACGAGAAGGTCTGGGGCCCCATGCCGGGCCGGGACCGGGCGAAGTACCTGTTCCGGATCGCCCGGATCATCCAGGAGCGCTCGCGCGAGCTGGCCGTGCTGGAGTCGCTGGACAACGGCAAGCCGATCAAGGAGTCCCGCGACGTCGACCTGCCGCTGGTCGCCGCGCACTTCTTCTACTACGCCGGCTGGGCCGACAAGCTGGAACACGCCGGCTTCGGCCCCGATCCGAGGCCGCTGGGCGTGGCCGCGCAGGTCATCCCGTGGAACTTCCCCCTGCTGATGCTGGCGTGGAAGATCGCCCCGGCGCTGGCCGCCGGCAACACGGTGGTGCTGAAGCCGGCCGAGACGACCCCGCTGACCGCGCTGCTCTTCGCCGAGATCTGCCAGCAGGCCGACCTGCCCGCCGGTGTGGTCAACATCGTCACGGGCGCCGGCGACACCGGCCGCGCGCTGGTCGAGCACCCGGGCGTGGACAAGGTCGCCTTCACCGGCTCGACCGAGGTGGGCCGGGCCATCGCCCGCGCCGTGGCCGGAACCCGCAAGAAGCTCACCCTGGAGCTGGGCGGCAAGGCGGCCAACATCGTCTTCGACGATGCCCCCGTCGACCAGGCCGTCGAGGGCATCGTCAACGGCATCTTCTTCAACCAGGGGCACGTCTGCTGCGCCGGCTCGCGGCTGCTGATCCAGGAGAACGTCGCCGACCGGGTGCTGGAGTCGCTGAAGCGGCGGATGGCCCAGCTGCGCGTCGGTGACCCGCTGGACAAGAACACCGACATCGGGGCGATCAACTCGGCCGCGCAGCTCGCGCGGATCCGGGAGCTGTCCGACGCCGGGTCCGCCGAGGGCGCCGAGCGCTGGTCGCCGTCGTGCGAGCTGCCGGAGCGCGGCTTCTGGTTCGCCCCGACGATCTTCACCGGGGTCACCCAGGCACACCGGATCGCCCGCGAGGAGATCTTCGGCCCGGTGCTGTCCGTGCTGACGTTCCGCACCCCGGCGGAGGCCGTCGAGAAGGCCAACAACACGCCGTACGGGCTGTCGGCCGGGATCTGGACCGACAAGGGCTCCCGGATCCTGTGGATGGCCGACCGGCTGCGCGCCGGCGTGGTCTGGGCCAACACGTTCAACAAGTTCGACCCCACCTCGCCGTTCGGCGGCTACAAGGAGTCGGGCTACGGTCGCGAGGGCGGCCGGCACGGGCTGGAGGGCTACCTCAATGTCTGA
- a CDS encoding BlaI/MecI/CopY family transcriptional regulator, which produces MTRLGDLERAVMDVLWDSVPGTSDGITVREVADALDGRELAYTTVMTVLDRLAGKGMVQREREGRAWRYRAAASREAYIAQLMLDALDLGGSRDAALVRFARSVTGTEAEVLRAALGAEAGATGHDGSALTDRVEAPSVDGLPPRTDKAADR; this is translated from the coding sequence GTGACTCGGCTTGGTGATCTCGAACGCGCGGTGATGGACGTCTTGTGGGACTCGGTCCCGGGCACCTCGGACGGGATCACCGTGCGCGAGGTGGCCGACGCGCTGGACGGCCGCGAGCTGGCGTACACGACGGTGATGACCGTGCTGGACCGGCTCGCCGGCAAGGGCATGGTGCAGCGCGAACGGGAGGGGCGGGCCTGGCGTTACCGGGCCGCCGCCAGCCGTGAGGCGTACATCGCCCAGCTCATGCTCGACGCCCTCGACCTCGGCGGCAGCCGCGACGCCGCGCTGGTGCGCTTCGCCCGCTCGGTGACCGGCACCGAGGCCGAGGTGCTGCGCGCCGCCCTCGGGGCCGAGGCCGGGGCGACCGGGCACGACGGGAGCGCGCTGACCGACCGGGTCGAGGCGCCGTCGGTCGACGGCCTGCCGCCCCGGACCGACAAGGCAGCGGACAGGTAG
- a CDS encoding cytochrome ubiquinol oxidase subunit I, translated as MDTLLLARLQFATTTSIHFLFVAVTLGLVTLLVYLQTAWVITNKPVYERLTRFWGQLYVINYVLGIATGIVMEFQFGLNWSGLSRYVGNVFGAPLAIETLVAFFLESTFLGMWIFGWHRLRRGVHLALLWGVAITAYASAFWIMVANSWLQNPVGYEVRDGVAHLTDFSALLDNPTFRMALGHVVTAALLVGGMLMAAVSAWHLVRRTPDFALHRKGLRIGLVTSAVAISFVQGFGFAQFFAIGDVQPTKFGDDPAAAPLIADWTARFGPGDYTPPALANVGLGFMILIGFTLGLLWLMLPLLWRDWVIRLRVPLWILQFALPLPFVALILGWIAREVGRQPWAAYGLLPVEQAVSPVSPWLMLTSLIGFSLLLGTLAVTNWVLLARHAARGAHDPALGRQPDQPPADPHPEPAFA; from the coding sequence ATGGACACCCTGCTCCTCGCCCGCCTGCAGTTCGCCACCACCACGTCGATCCACTTCCTCTTCGTGGCGGTGACCCTCGGCCTGGTGACCCTGCTGGTCTATCTCCAGACCGCCTGGGTGATCACGAACAAGCCGGTCTACGAGCGGCTGACCCGGTTCTGGGGCCAGCTCTACGTGATCAATTACGTGCTCGGGATCGCCACCGGCATCGTGATGGAGTTCCAGTTCGGGCTGAACTGGAGCGGGCTGTCGCGCTACGTCGGCAACGTCTTCGGCGCGCCGCTGGCCATCGAGACGCTGGTCGCCTTCTTCCTGGAGTCGACGTTCCTCGGCATGTGGATCTTCGGCTGGCACCGGCTGCGTCGGGGCGTCCACCTCGCCCTGCTCTGGGGCGTCGCGATCACCGCGTACGCCTCGGCGTTCTGGATCATGGTGGCGAACTCCTGGCTGCAGAACCCGGTCGGCTACGAGGTGCGCGACGGCGTCGCCCACCTCACCGACTTCTCCGCGCTGCTGGACAACCCCACCTTCCGCATGGCCCTCGGGCACGTCGTCACGGCGGCGCTGCTGGTCGGCGGGATGCTGATGGCGGCGGTCAGCGCGTGGCACCTGGTCCGGCGCACCCCCGACTTCGCGCTGCACCGCAAGGGGCTGCGGATCGGGCTGGTCACCTCGGCGGTGGCGATCTCCTTCGTGCAGGGCTTCGGCTTCGCCCAGTTCTTCGCGATCGGTGACGTGCAGCCGACCAAGTTCGGCGACGACCCCGCCGCCGCGCCGCTGATCGCCGACTGGACCGCCCGGTTCGGCCCCGGCGACTACACCCCGCCGGCCCTCGCCAACGTCGGCCTCGGTTTCATGATCCTGATCGGTTTCACCCTCGGTCTGCTCTGGCTGATGCTCCCACTGCTCTGGCGGGACTGGGTGATCCGGCTGCGCGTCCCGCTGTGGATCCTCCAGTTCGCCCTGCCGCTGCCGTTCGTCGCGCTCATCCTCGGCTGGATCGCCCGCGAGGTCGGCCGCCAGCCCTGGGCCGCGTACGGGCTGCTGCCCGTGGAGCAGGCCGTGTCGCCGGTCAGCCCCTGGCTGATGCTCACCTCGCTGATCGGCTTCAGCCTGCTGCTCGGCACCCTCGCCGTCACCAACTGGGTGCTGCTGGCGCGGCACGCCGCCCGGGGCGCCCACGACCCGGCCCTGGGCCGGCAACCGGACCAGCCGCCGGCCGACCCCCACCCCGAGCCCGCCTTCGCCTGA
- the cydD gene encoding thiol reductant ABC exporter subunit CydD, with product MNRRPFDPRLLRRVPGARRDLAMLALLGVLAAGLVVAQATTLAALLATAFEGRLDRPALAGFATAVAARSLLVWAQGTVSARVAATVKAALRADLLASVGRHGPGWVAGQRAGQLATLTGRGLDALDAYFTGYLPQLVLSVTVPVAVLARIFVADWSSALIIAVTLPLIPIFGALLGWQAQAATERQWRRLSLLGGHFLDMVAGLPTLRAFGRARAQTEVVRRMADGHRVATMKTLRIAFLSALVLELVATLSVALVAVPVGVRLLGGGLTLQTALLVLLLTPEAYLPLRAAGARFHASMEGLTALDEALTLSAAAPAPAPGEGAAVPDGRGEIRFEAVTVRYERTTALRDVTLTIRPGERVAVIGPSGAGKSTLLGLLLGFVTPTAGRVTVGGVDLADADADGWRRQVAWVPQRAHLFAASLADNIRLGAPDTPDAALATAVHDAALDDVVAGLPDGLDTVLGERGHGLSSGQRQRVALARAFLRDAPVVLLDEPTARLDTAAEAVVLDATRRLVAGRTALLVAHRPALLADADRILRIEDGRVTELTPTAAGEATR from the coding sequence GTGAACCGCCGTCCCTTCGACCCGCGTCTGCTGCGCCGGGTCCCGGGGGCCCGGCGCGACCTCGCCATGCTCGCGCTACTCGGCGTGCTGGCCGCGGGGTTGGTCGTCGCGCAGGCCACGACGCTGGCCGCGCTGCTGGCGACCGCGTTCGAAGGACGGCTCGACCGGCCCGCGCTGGCCGGCTTCGCCACCGCGGTGGCCGCCCGCTCGCTGCTGGTCTGGGCGCAGGGCACGGTGTCGGCGCGGGTCGCGGCGACGGTCAAGGCGGCGCTGCGGGCCGACCTGCTCGCGTCGGTCGGGCGACACGGCCCCGGCTGGGTCGCCGGGCAGCGCGCCGGGCAGCTCGCCACGCTGACCGGGCGCGGGCTGGACGCGCTGGACGCCTACTTCACCGGCTACCTGCCGCAGCTGGTGCTCAGCGTCACCGTGCCGGTCGCCGTGCTGGCCCGGATCTTCGTCGCCGACTGGAGCTCGGCGCTGATCATCGCGGTGACCCTGCCGCTGATCCCGATCTTCGGCGCGCTGCTCGGCTGGCAGGCGCAGGCCGCCACCGAGCGGCAGTGGCGACGGCTCTCCCTGCTCGGCGGGCACTTCCTCGACATGGTCGCCGGGCTGCCCACGCTGCGCGCGTTCGGCCGGGCGCGGGCGCAGACCGAGGTGGTCCGCCGGATGGCCGACGGCCACCGGGTCGCGACCATGAAGACGCTGCGGATCGCGTTCCTGTCCGCGCTGGTGCTGGAGCTGGTCGCCACCCTCTCCGTGGCGCTGGTCGCCGTGCCGGTGGGCGTACGGCTGCTCGGCGGCGGGCTGACCCTCCAGACCGCGCTGCTGGTGCTGCTGCTCACCCCGGAGGCGTACCTGCCGCTGCGAGCGGCCGGCGCCCGGTTCCACGCCAGCATGGAGGGGCTCACCGCGCTGGACGAGGCCCTCACCCTGTCGGCCGCCGCCCCCGCGCCGGCGCCCGGCGAGGGCGCGGCCGTCCCCGACGGCCGCGGCGAGATCCGGTTCGAGGCGGTGACCGTGCGGTACGAGCGGACCACCGCCCTGCGCGACGTCACGCTGACCATCCGGCCGGGCGAACGCGTCGCCGTGATCGGCCCCAGCGGCGCCGGCAAGAGCACCCTGCTCGGCCTCCTGCTCGGCTTCGTCACACCGACCGCCGGCCGGGTCACCGTGGGCGGGGTCGACCTGGCCGACGCCGACGCCGACGGCTGGCGCCGCCAGGTGGCCTGGGTGCCGCAGCGGGCCCACCTGTTCGCCGCCTCACTGGCCGACAACATCCGGCTCGGCGCCCCGGACACCCCGGACGCGGCGCTCGCCACGGCGGTCCACGACGCCGCCCTGGACGACGTGGTCGCCGGGCTGCCCGACGGGCTCGACACCGTGCTCGGCGAGCGCGGGCACGGCCTGTCCAGCGGGCAACGGCAGCGGGTCGCCCTGGCCCGCGCGTTCCTGCGGGACGCGCCCGTGGTGCTGCTCGACGAGCCGACCGCCCGGCTGGACACCGCCGCCGAGGCCGTCGTCCTCGACGCCACCCGCCGCCTGGTGGCCGGCCGGACGGCGCTGCTGGTGGCGCACCGGCCGGCGCTGCTCGCCGACGCCGACCGGATCCTGCGGATCGAGGACGGCCGGGTCACGGAACTGACGCCCACGGCGGCCGGGGAGGCCACCCGATGA
- a CDS encoding aldehyde dehydrogenase family protein, giving the protein MSERVAVRKTYKLFIGGKFPRSESGRSYLVQDANVSLASRKDARDAVVAARAAVKGWAGATAYNRGQILYRVAEMLEGRREQFVALGVPGDEVDAAVDRWVWYAGWSDKLPQVYGGANPVAGPYFNLSAPEPTGVVAVVAPESPALLGLVSVIAPAIVTGNTVVVATSPTQPLAAVTLAEVLATSDLPGGVVNLLTGRIAETVPALAAHMDVNAIDLTGVTDAELAVELEVKAAQNLKRVLRPAPADHDWSADPGITRMTTLLETKTVWHPKGV; this is encoded by the coding sequence ATGTCTGAGCGGGTTGCGGTACGCAAGACGTACAAGCTCTTCATCGGCGGGAAGTTCCCGCGCAGCGAGTCGGGACGGTCGTATCTCGTGCAGGACGCGAATGTCTCCCTGGCCTCCCGCAAGGACGCGCGGGACGCCGTCGTCGCCGCCCGCGCCGCCGTGAAGGGCTGGGCCGGGGCGACCGCGTACAACCGGGGTCAGATCCTCTACCGGGTCGCCGAGATGCTGGAGGGCCGGCGCGAGCAGTTCGTCGCCCTCGGCGTGCCCGGCGACGAGGTCGACGCGGCCGTGGACCGCTGGGTCTGGTACGCCGGCTGGTCCGACAAGCTCCCCCAGGTCTACGGCGGCGCCAATCCGGTCGCCGGGCCGTACTTCAACCTGTCGGCGCCCGAACCGACCGGCGTGGTGGCCGTGGTCGCCCCCGAGTCGCCGGCGCTGCTCGGCCTGGTCAGCGTGATCGCCCCGGCGATCGTCACCGGCAACACCGTGGTGGTGGCCACCTCGCCGACGCAGCCCCTGGCGGCGGTGACCCTGGCCGAGGTGCTCGCCACCTCCGACCTGCCCGGCGGCGTGGTCAACCTGCTCACCGGGCGGATCGCCGAGACCGTGCCGGCGCTGGCCGCCCATATGGACGTCAACGCCATCGACCTGACCGGCGTGACCGACGCCGAACTGGCGGTGGAGCTGGAGGTCAAGGCGGCGCAGAACCTCAAGCGGGTGCTCCGGCCGGCCCCGGCCGACCACGACTGGTCCGCCGACCCGGGCATCACCCGGATGACCACCCTGCTGGAGACGAAGACGGTCTGGCATCCCAAGGGGGTGTGA
- a CDS encoding cytochrome d ubiquinol oxidase subunit II, with translation MELAWYALLGLFFAVYLVLGGYDYGVGLLLARDTDPARRRAALNAVGPFFLGNEVWLVAAVGILFGAFPVLEGELLSGFYPAVLCALTGVVLVTAGVQLRSRPAGQRARTRWDRIVVVGSALAALGWGAVLAGLLQGVPLRADGHVAGVTHLFTPFVAAAALAVAALVALHGATFLTLRLPAADAAPVGRLAARLVPVALTTVGAATALGLLSADVRAAAQQPLVAVLLLSLLVTALLTARAAVARRRPGLAFAATCAALALPVALVGATIWPYALVSTVDPGASLTVADAAASTPTLRLLGWLTLPLLPALLGFQAMCWWVFRGRTDGRAPVYW, from the coding sequence GTGGAACTCGCCTGGTACGCCCTGCTCGGCCTCTTCTTCGCCGTCTACCTGGTGCTCGGCGGGTACGACTACGGCGTCGGCCTGCTGCTCGCCCGCGACACCGACCCGGCCCGCCGGCGCGCCGCGCTCAACGCGGTCGGCCCGTTCTTCCTCGGCAACGAGGTCTGGCTGGTGGCCGCCGTCGGCATCCTGTTCGGCGCCTTCCCGGTGCTGGAGGGGGAACTGCTCTCCGGCTTCTATCCGGCGGTGCTGTGCGCGTTGACCGGGGTCGTGCTGGTGACCGCCGGCGTGCAGCTGCGCAGCCGACCGGCCGGGCAGCGCGCCCGCACCCGGTGGGACCGGATCGTGGTCGTCGGCAGCGCGCTCGCCGCGCTGGGCTGGGGTGCCGTGCTGGCCGGGCTGCTCCAGGGCGTACCGCTGCGCGCCGACGGCCACGTCGCCGGGGTGACCCACCTCTTCACCCCGTTCGTGGCCGCCGCCGCGCTCGCCGTCGCCGCGCTGGTCGCGCTGCACGGTGCGACCTTTCTCACGCTGCGACTGCCCGCCGCCGACGCCGCGCCGGTCGGGCGGCTGGCCGCCCGGCTCGTCCCGGTGGCGCTGACCACCGTCGGCGCGGCCACCGCCCTCGGCCTGCTCTCCGCCGACGTACGCGCCGCCGCACAGCAGCCGCTGGTGGCCGTACTGCTGCTGTCGTTGCTGGTCACGGCGCTGCTGACGGCCCGCGCAGCGGTTGCGCGGCGGCGGCCCGGGCTGGCCTTCGCCGCCACCTGCGCGGCCCTGGCCCTGCCGGTGGCGCTGGTCGGGGCGACCATCTGGCCCTACGCGCTGGTCTCCACGGTCGACCCGGGGGCGTCACTGACCGTGGCCGACGCGGCGGCGAGCACACCCACGCTGCGGCTGCTGGGCTGGCTGACGCTGCCGCTCCTGCCGGCCCTACTAGGCTTTCAGGCGATGTGCTGGTGGGTGTTCCGGGGACGGACCGACGGCAGGGCACCGGTGTACTGGTGA
- the deoC gene encoding deoxyribose-phosphate aldolase — MTATATSARSELSELGRSETALRTFLHGLPGVDQVGAEQRAAQLGTRSIKTTAKAQAIDLAIRMVDLTTLEGADTPGKVRALAAKALRPDPADPSCPHVGAVCVYPSMVPHVAEVLRGSGVHLASVATAFPSGQAPLEVKLADTRAAVAAGADEIDMVINRGAFLAGRYSEVHDEIVATKEACGDAHLKVILETGELATYDNVRRASWLAMLAGGDFIKTSTGKVPVAATLPVTLVMLEAVRDFRAATGRQVGVKPAGGIKTTKDAIKYLVMVNETVGADWLDPDWFRFGASSLLNDLLMQRTKLTTGTYSGPDYFTLD, encoded by the coding sequence ATGACGGCGACAGCGACGTCGGCCCGGTCGGAGCTCTCCGAGTTGGGACGATCCGAGACCGCTCTGCGGACCTTCCTGCACGGCCTGCCCGGCGTGGATCAGGTCGGCGCGGAGCAGCGGGCGGCACAGCTCGGCACCCGCTCCATCAAGACCACCGCCAAGGCCCAGGCCATCGACCTGGCGATCCGGATGGTCGACCTGACCACCCTCGAAGGGGCCGACACCCCCGGCAAGGTGCGGGCCCTCGCGGCCAAGGCACTGCGCCCCGACCCGGCCGATCCGTCCTGCCCGCACGTCGGCGCGGTCTGCGTCTACCCCTCGATGGTCCCGCACGTGGCCGAGGTACTGCGCGGAAGCGGTGTGCACCTGGCCAGCGTGGCGACCGCCTTCCCGTCGGGCCAGGCCCCGCTGGAGGTCAAGCTCGCCGACACGCGGGCGGCCGTGGCGGCCGGCGCCGACGAGATCGACATGGTGATCAACCGGGGCGCGTTCCTGGCCGGGCGCTACTCCGAGGTCCACGACGAGATCGTGGCCACCAAGGAGGCCTGCGGGGACGCCCACCTCAAGGTGATCCTGGAGACCGGCGAGCTGGCCACGTACGACAACGTGCGGCGCGCCTCCTGGCTGGCGATGCTGGCCGGCGGCGACTTCATCAAGACCTCCACCGGCAAGGTCCCGGTCGCGGCCACCCTCCCGGTGACCCTGGTGATGCTGGAGGCCGTACGCGACTTCCGGGCGGCCACCGGGCGGCAGGTCGGCGTGAAGCCGGCCGGCGGCATCAAGACCACCAAGGACGCCATCAAGTACCTGGTGATGGTCAACGAGACCGTCGGCGCGGACTGGCTGGACCCGGACTGGTTCCGCTTCGGCGCCTCCAGCCTGCTCAACGACCTGCTCATGCAGCGCACCAAGCTGACGACCGGCACCTACTCCGGTCCCGACTACTTCACCCTGGACTGA
- the cydC gene encoding thiol reductant ABC exporter subunit CydC — protein MTDDRPGAGRAGSAERAVLRLARPYLNRLLGAGLLAAATEFAALALMATATWLLMSAAERPPLDRLTVAIVAVRALAISRGVLRYTERLAGHDAVLRLITDVRARVFGALAASPAARQRSGDALSRLVSDVEAVQDLLLRVLVPASAAALVGVLAVGGAALMSPAAAGVLAVGLLLAGVALPVLATALTRRAAAELAPLRGALATDAVDLTHGAADLAAFGATGHALEAAGARAERLARLERRLAATGFAVDAAGVLVAGLTAGAVVLAALADGVDGVLVGVLAVGTLAAVEIALALVGAARQWTQLRTGLTRVAALLEAPAGPAASGGAELGPGPYEVRFENVTVRYREGAPPALDGFGLDLPPGRRVAVVGPSGAGKSTLAAVLTGAVRPTHGRITLDGRELSAYRAEELPRAVGGLLAEAYVFHASVRENLLLGRPGADEEELAAATAAAGLLDWVREQPDGWDTVVGEEGGQLSGGQRQRLALARALLAAPGVLVLDEPTEGLDPAAADAVLASALAATPAGHSVLLISHRLSGLAGLDEIVVLDAGRVAQRGRHAELVATPGWYRDQWLIQEAAERGYLALRP, from the coding sequence ATGACCGACGACCGGCCCGGGGCGGGACGTGCCGGCTCCGCCGAGCGGGCCGTGCTGCGGTTGGCCCGGCCGTACCTGAACCGGCTGCTCGGCGCCGGGCTGCTCGCCGCCGCCACCGAGTTCGCCGCCCTCGCCCTGATGGCCACCGCGACCTGGCTGCTGATGAGCGCCGCCGAACGGCCCCCGCTGGACCGCCTCACCGTGGCGATCGTGGCGGTCCGGGCGCTGGCGATCAGCCGGGGCGTGCTCCGCTACACCGAACGACTCGCCGGGCACGACGCCGTGCTGCGGTTGATCACCGACGTCCGGGCCCGGGTCTTCGGCGCCCTCGCCGCCAGCCCGGCGGCACGGCAGCGCTCCGGCGACGCGCTGAGCCGGCTCGTCTCCGACGTGGAGGCGGTGCAGGACCTGCTGCTGCGGGTGCTGGTGCCGGCCTCGGCGGCGGCGCTGGTCGGCGTGCTCGCGGTCGGCGGGGCGGCACTGATGTCGCCGGCCGCCGCCGGGGTGCTCGCGGTCGGGCTGCTGCTCGCCGGGGTCGCGCTGCCCGTGCTGGCCACCGCGCTGACCCGCCGCGCCGCCGCCGAACTGGCGCCGCTGCGCGGCGCCCTCGCCACCGACGCGGTCGACCTCACCCACGGCGCCGCCGACCTGGCCGCGTTCGGCGCCACCGGGCACGCTCTGGAGGCGGCCGGGGCGCGGGCGGAACGGCTGGCCCGGTTGGAGCGGCGGCTCGCCGCCACCGGCTTCGCGGTCGACGCGGCCGGGGTGCTGGTGGCCGGGCTGACCGCCGGGGCGGTGGTGCTCGCCGCGCTCGCCGACGGCGTGGACGGGGTGCTGGTCGGCGTCCTGGCGGTCGGCACGCTCGCCGCCGTGGAGATCGCGCTGGCCCTGGTCGGGGCCGCCCGGCAGTGGACCCAGCTCCGGACCGGCCTGACCCGGGTCGCCGCCCTGCTGGAGGCCCCGGCCGGTCCGGCCGCCTCCGGCGGCGCCGAGCTCGGCCCCGGGCCGTACGAGGTGCGGTTCGAGAACGTCACCGTCCGGTACCGGGAGGGTGCCCCGCCCGCCCTGGACGGGTTCGGCCTCGACCTGCCGCCCGGCCGACGGGTGGCGGTGGTCGGGCCCAGCGGCGCCGGCAAGAGCACGCTGGCCGCCGTACTCACCGGCGCGGTGCGCCCCACGCACGGGCGGATCACCCTCGACGGGCGGGAGCTGTCGGCGTACCGGGCCGAGGAGCTGCCCCGCGCCGTCGGCGGGCTGCTCGCCGAGGCGTACGTCTTCCACGCCTCGGTGCGGGAGAACCTGCTGCTCGGGCGGCCCGGCGCCGACGAGGAGGAGCTGGCGGCGGCCACCGCGGCGGCCGGGCTGCTGGACTGGGTACGCGAGCAGCCCGACGGCTGGGACACCGTGGTCGGAGAGGAGGGCGGTCAGCTCTCCGGCGGCCAGCGGCAGCGGCTCGCGCTGGCCCGGGCGCTGCTCGCGGCCCCGGGTGTGCTGGTGCTCGACGAGCCGACCGAGGGGCTCGATCCCGCCGCCGCCGACGCGGTGCTCGCCTCCGCGCTGGCCGCCACCCCGGCCGGGCACTCCGTACTGCTGATCAGCCACCGGCTCAGCGGGCTCGCCGGGCTCGACGAGATCGTGGTCCTGGACGCCGGGCGGGTGGCCCAGCGCGGCCGGCACGCCGAGCTGGTCGCGACCCCCGGCTGGTACCGGGACCAGTGGCTGATCCAGGAGGCGGCCGAACGCGGGTACCTGGCGCTGCGCCCCTGA